The nucleotide window TAATTTTCAAAGGATTTCCTTATTCCCCTCCTTATTGCCCCTCTGATTTCCTCTCCCCTGCCTCCTTTCTCCTAACTTGGCAACAGCTTTGACTTCTCTTGTCTTTTTGCCATGTTCTCCATGTTCTAAGAAAGAGTATAGCCTAAATTTCCGGAAAGGTAGCAACCAACATTTCTTATCCTGTATATTACAAACTACTGCACAATCCTCGTTTCCCAACAGACTCCACCTGCCTAGCTATAGTTCCTTTTTATACAATACCCTAAAATTTACTGAATACAATCCCTAAAATTTACTGAATACAATCAACTATATCTAGTAAACAACCAAacacatcaaacctgggaaatTCCAAACACATTGGCATCATTATTTGTTGGAATTTGCATTATTAGTTTGACTCCGTGAAGGTTAAGTCATAGATTGACTACAAGACAGACAATGATATTGCAAGAAGCATGGGCACTATGTTTCTGCTTTTAATTAAGGAAGAAACTCAAAAGagaagaaaatgagaaaaaaaactaAGGAAACTGCGGAGACCGATTATGGAGAAATCAAGTCGGATGACGTACTTTTTGCTACTTCTCCTAGGAGAAGTAAATTTCTTAATTGGGTGCTTGATTCTGGCTGCGAGCACCATATTTTCTTTCAAAAGACCACTTTATCGATTGTCTATCGTTAAAGAATAAGTTCGACTCTATGGGCAACAGTTCTCTTTGCAAAGTCCATGGTATTGGCTCTGTTTGGATCAAGACACATGATGATAAATCAAGATTTTAACTAATGTCCATCATGTTCcagaattaaaacaaaaaatcatctCTTTGGGCACTCTAGACTTCAAAGTGTGCAAGATTTCGGCTCTAGGTGGAGAGTACTTAAAGTATCCAAAGGAGCTCGTGAACACTCTTAAAGGCCATAAGATACAAAAATCTCTACATCTTACAAGGGTATTCTATGGCTTCTCAATATAATATACCAGTACGACTCCAACACCAATATCATACGGGAACAAAAATCACAATTACATAACCTCAATGATAAAATGGGATTTACTAGTGACAATATCGACGAGTAGGCCATAAATGGGAACAAAAATCCAAATATTTGAACCGTTAATGTGGTTGATGGCAATGACAAAAACACAAACAAAGATATGAGAAAGAACTCTGCTATTTCTATAAGTAAGTCCCAAAAGGCTGACAAAACCATGATCAACGGTCGTTTAGAGTGTGATAAAGTGGAAGATATAAAAAGGAGTGCTtcatttgcaaaaaaaaaaaaaagatgaaagcCGTAAAAGAATTGAAAGTCTGAGTTCATTAAAAGGATCCATTAGTAAAGATTTAAAAGCCCGTAGATGATCAAGAGGAGATGGAAAAAACTATGTCAAAATGTCAAAACAGCACATAAAAGTTGAAGGCTCTGAGTAATATCAGCAATTTTTTGATTTCTATTAGAAACAAGTATTATTTCAATGGAAAGGGACGCTAGGACAGAAATGAAGCttgtaaataaaagaaaatctcACCTTTTCCTCGAGGAATTCAATTTTATTGATAGCTTTGTCATGCTCTGTTTCTAATTCAGCCAACATTGACTCCATGAGATGATGTTCCTCGATGGCCAACTTCAGATGTGCTGCTAGCTTGTCATAATCCCAAGAGAGGTTCTCTAGATCAACTTGCAGCTGCTGGAGGACCCTCTCCATCTGCACAAAGGGATAATCAGTTTTCCAAACAGCCTATCAAGATACAAGTGCCTTTCATATCCCCACAAAGTGAAAAAAGGAAAAGGGTTAAGACAAAGCCAAAAGATCAGGcctaaaaatttacaaaacccAAGTAGCAGAATTTCTTAAAAGCTACAGATATCTTCTACCTAGAATCAGAGAGCATATCAACGAGTATAGACATTGTGACTGTCAGACGTTGGGACCATCAATCAGTACATCAAGTCATCAAGAAGCATATTCTAACACAAACTCTTCCACTATTCTTATTTATACCCTGCTCATATTCTCAACTTGCATATTGCTTCAGTTTCTATGCAAGACCTTAAGGTGATAGAGTAGCCATCGGTAATTTCAAGGACTGGAATTCAGTAGAAAAAGAGAAGGGTTTTCAATCATATCTGAATTGTTTTTCTAAATGTACAGGCTCTTTActattaacaattttttttcatattgtaGAGATTCTTTACTATTACTAAATGGTTCATAGTACTCATATCACCACTATGATAACCCCAAGAGGCAAAGACACACTCAGACTTCAAGGCTTATTAGAGCAGTACTAGTAGCAATGGACTTTGTGGCAAACTGAGATGGTCGTGCATCCTCACTCTTATAATTAGAAGATTCTTTAAATCACTATTTCACTTGCTTTCTAGTTCTACAATGGAAATAACCTCAAATATCTTTATCGCGGGAAAAAGTCCCGCAACAAGCTTATTGTTAACAAATTCATATAGATGCTCATTCTTTCGTGAAAACTTGCATCATGTCTAGTGTAGAAGGTATATATAGTAGATACTGATCTCATCACCAACCTCATATGGACaatataagaatttttattacCAACTGTAAACAGTACACTTCTTCAAGCTTTTTGATCAAATGTTAAAAAGAACAGCATCTCTACTATTGGCACTAACACAAACTTTGTCACCTTGACCCtaaatttttatagaaaattattCTTAGTACCCATAGAATAAGTAAGAACACCCAACATACCAAACTTCACCATATCGGTTGTCACTTTAAACTTTAAAGGTTTTATTCCCCTTCAAGAAAAAATTAGTTCGTAACATACAATGTTGCAATATTACCGAGTACGAGTTCCATTGGATCCTTGAACTCATTATAAGAAAGAGTTTATTTTTATGAACTGTGTGAAATAGCCaaaatttcaacaaattaaaaaacatttgGCACGTATGAAGATAAGGAATATAGTTGGGCACCTACTTGCTACTAACAGACATTTAAATACTGGggatcaatgaacaagaagATTAGAAACAGAGAGAAACCTAAAGAAGGTCTACCATTTTTTCCCTTCGGAGTGCACACCAAGCTCTTATGGGGAAAGTTGTGATGCTCACTGTCCACAGAATAAAACACCAACACATATTTGTGTGCCAGCTAACTACAGCTCCAAAAAGCTGCATCCAAGTAACAATCGCGAACCAAAGGCTCCTCATAGCAAGTAAGAACATGACCTTCAGCGTGGAAAATTAACGTAAGCAGTTGCATGTAAATTGAACCAACCAACTTCACCAGAAGGTCCAGAGTCTCCGTATTACATGTCAGGAGCTTCCAATAAAATTCAGAGGTAAAAGGTGAGAATGGAGAAAGGATTAAAAGAGAATAACAATTGCTGAAAAATAGACATTTAACTTGATTTGGATTAGAAAAGCCTTCAATAACAGGAATGAACAAGGCACTGATATGGCTTTGCTTTCCTACCACACTTACAGATCACCAACACCAAAGGAAAACAAATAGATCATATACTATACCGTAACCTTAAAAAGAACTTATACAACATAAAGGAGTTCTTCAATTCCTGTCTAGAGTTTGTCGGACAAACATAAAGGTCAAAACTTTGCTATTACAATTTAGAGGGCAAAGGATAATGATATTGAAGAAAACACAGAAATTAATGTTTAATCTAATACCACAATGCCATTAACAGACTCCCATCTACGCCATATTTGGGGGTCAAAACAAAGGTTGCTTCCGATTGATACTTGGTAGCAAACCGCATTAGCAACCTGAAGGGGTAAATAAGAAGCGcacataatttattataatggGGAATACTCAAATAGCTTGAAGTCAGCTCTTGGAATATTATAagaattcaaatgaaaaagtttcttGAAACAAACCCATAATAAATCACATAGCTAATAAAATCCCAAAATCATGCCAATCAACTTATCACCATCCGAATTTCGATACACATTGATTTTGAAATAGTGCAATCAATTCATCCTCAAAGTTAAGTGATTTTCTAAAAGAAAACCTTTATGactcgtttggttagtggtactaaatagtgataatGGGagtgatttatagtgtaaaatttcatcaaaagttcatggtaatgaaactttgatcacaaaaaaatttttttgtttacaaatttccattaccgcctaataccacGTCTCtcataatgcattggaatggaTTTTACGTCGAATGTTAAGGTCACTTGTCaaaaaaagaataaacgataagcTCAGAGAAATTATGGACAAATAGAATGAACAAACTAGTTAGCAATATTAATAGTGAAAATGGTAATGAACTATTAACTTAGGAACACTATGTGACAACTGACAAGGTTATGATCAATCTgtcttactaaaaaaaaaaaggtcttCAAAATTTCATCCCAATCATTACTATTACTACTAGGAAAGATGACAATAGAAAAATTGTTGAGAAAAACATAAGTTCGAAAAATTGAAGCTTCATTACAATGTGTTAGTATAAACCTGAATATATAAACCTGAATATTTAGCAcacatgtgttgcatccacacttctagcccaaagggcctCGTATGAAGGGACATgctaaaatataaaacatatttTGATGCCTCAACCATcggcttaagcttttagttcaGTTGGTTCCTTTGACACAATGAACTCATCATGAAAATTCACACTAGAATACagtttcattgatcattaccaccatttgatATCAGTCCCTATCAGATACTTTCATAACAGCCAGAAATCTATGATGCAGAAGTCAAAATATTATCTCCACAACAAATCATGATGATAAAAATACAGCTATCACTCACCATCTTCATGCAATTGAATAAGATGGATTATGTAAATAGTCTTTGTAATAATGCATAACAAAAACATAATCTATGAAGTATTAAACTAATAACAATAGCTAAAGTGATCCAAATCTGAGCAGCTTGAACCCTAACCAGCCCTCCCAAATCGGAAACAACATCTTGGTTATAATAAGGTTGGATAGGATCATTCACTAAGAAGGCAATTGGAAACAACCTATTGGTTATAATAAGAGGGTAAGGTTGGTACTTTTGATCCTCCCAAGTCCTGCCTAGGTAAAGCCACTTAATTTTAGGATATAGCTGTTGTATATGAAAATGCAGTTTCGGAGGACCGAATTGAAACCTTCCAATCTCTCAAAGACTcgtcaattcattaaaattcaTTGATTTTTCAGAGCTCAAAATACAGAATCCATgagatttcaaaaaataaaaaaataattaaaaaaaaaaaaaaaaaaaacagaatccataatacaattgaaaatagaaaaaacttGCTGAATAGTAACAGGGATTGAGAAGAGCAGAGCGgtaaatgaaagatgaatgcAGAAAATAAAGGAATGAAAGTAGAGGAATAGAGAAAGCGAGATAACCTATGCGGTGAGAGGATACCGGGAAGCTTAACTGACAGTTGCAGAAATGAAAGCGGTGAGAAGACTTAGAAAGACAATGGTGGAATGGTGGCAGAAAAGCGACGCCATGGGAGACACGTGTGATGACAAGTACAGATAAGCATGGTGGGTACCGGCAAAATACGCCTTTCAatctagaaaatttgaaaactataagtcaaattatcaaaaaaaacggatattttatgatataccactgagtttcttcgaaattcaccatataccttACATgttctaattcaccatatactattgagttttcgtccgttagaacagaataccattaatgacaactgccgtcagtgtgccgtttatggtaaattaataattcaccatataccatttactttttttatttgcgtcaaataccaaTTTTTTAACCAAGTAGTTAACATTGTGAGGGTTGAGGTTGTGAGGATTGaggttgtgacttgtgaggGTTGAGGTTGTGATGGTTTAGATTGTGAATCTCCTGGAAAATATCAACATTAGGGTTGAACCCGAAAAATTGTTAGCCGATAAATCAAGATTCTGAAGAGAGTTCAATTTGCCAATGCTTTTCGGAATGTCTCCTTTCAAGTGATTATCGCTCATGTCAAGGTTAATCAACAAGCTCAAATTTCCTAGTTCAGATGGGATTTTCCCACTAAATTCATTCGAACCAAGAGTTAGAACACGCAACTGATGCAGTTTTCCAAGCTCACCCGCCCTGCTTTCCGATGTTGTTACTGTTGAGACATCAGTATTGCTAACAACACTCCTCTcatctaggttgcactaaaacggatacggacacggacacggacacgacacgggtacgagaaaacgccaacttaaaaatggcggacacggggacacgaaaatggtaatataataaatatatcaaattaaagataattttacaatctttcatttgatatttgtaaataaacactttaaaaatataaaactcacataacatTCACAGTCCTAAATCCAATAGACCAATACAATACGTTTTCTTAATTTACAAATTCCATCACAGTCCTAAATCCAATAGACCAATACAATACATTTTCTTAATTTACAATCCAATAATTTCTTAATTGAACTCTTAATTTCTTGAATACATTTACAGTGCAGCAAACCACAATCAAAAAGAACCCACaatcaagatttaaaaataaatgttaaaacaacaactcaacaagattaaaaatttaagattaacactaagtttaaagattagaacaagattaatattaggatttaggataaagagtgaaaatacctgaaacaaaatcaaaaatatcgATTTTTAGGGATTATTCGAACAACCCAGCCGTGTCCGTGTTTCGCAGACCCACAGCACTCAGTGAAGCACCACAGCAGCCGTCGAGTGTTTGAGGAGCAGACCACAACACCAATCAGTGAAGCCGTCGGTGGCGGTGGCGTGGTGGAGGAGCAGCCGTAGAATTTTTAGGGTTAGAGGAGTGAGAATGTGAGATGAGAGCAAGAGAGggaattgagatttgagaggGAGGGAAATGGAATTCCAGATTTCCAGTGGACCAGTACAATGCGTGACCTTTGGGCTTTGAGTAAGTGAggagtttatttctttattttcagctttttcaattttttttttaaataagacacgtgtcccttgccgtgtccgttgcgtgtccttgccgtgtccgttgcgtgtccttgccgtgtccacgtgtccgaaaaaatattaaaaaattggacacttcatttggcgtgtcggacacggattttcgcgtgtccgttgcgtgtccgtgtccgacacgtgtcggacacgcgaCACGTTAGTTGCCAGCCGTGTCCGTGTTTCGCAGCCTCTCATGCCTCAGTCTTTCCCAAGCtcaaattttttgaagaaatatgttgtgtttggggaagtcaagcctaacaatggcgccagttgaatgcgtaagggcgCCAGTAGTGAGAATTTCAATTGACTTCTGTTTTGAATTGGAAGGTTTTACAttcaaatttaacaaaaaatgatGTTAATTCATTGGTATTGCATTGAAAGTTGCATTAATAGAGATAATTGAGctctttaaattaaaaacttttagcatGGTGGGAGAAATGTGGCGGAGCTATGAAGGCTAAATATATCATTAGCATGATCTCTTTGGTGAAATTTGCTTTGGTGAAATTTGGAAAGTGTTTCTTTTAACGACAAACTGTTTTGATTGTAGGAAGGTAATGTTAACTCACAAGTTTGTGAGTTCAAGGATCACTAAATGGGACAATGATGTTGAGGAGTTCAACACCTTGAGTATTTCAAGGTTGATAGCACACATCAGTAAATGGATTCAATCGTTACTGATTACTTCCGAACAGAACATTAGAGCTGGAGACAAGGATTCGAAGGTGTCAAAGTTTGTTTTAGATTGTAGGTGCTTGGAGATACTCAGATTTTGCTTGAAGGGATCAGAAAGAATATGTGTTCCGTTGAGCTTGAAGGAATCACAGGTTGCAGAAAGTTCGAGAGCCAGTATAACCCCACATCTTTCAAAGGTTAGCAACTCGACCACCGAGAAGAACCATACTACCATGTAtaactacgcgagccgcgaagTGGAAACAGAAGcagctccgcgccccgcggacctGAGGTAGTAGGTACTCCGCTCCTCGCGGAGTTCTCCGCGCCTCGCGGACTGCTGTTCGAGTCACACTATATTTCAATGGCACACTggtaagggcatactggtaatttaccacaaatggcacactgacggcagttgtcattaatggtattctgtgctaacggacgtaaactcaatggtatatggtgaattaaaacatttcgtgtggtatatggtgaatttcgaagaaactcagtggtatatcatgaaatatctgtcaaaaaaataaataaaatagtataagtttcaactttattccaaaagtaagcgtgaaaatctcaaacTGGTGATTTGGggatgttcgcagttactaactgcgaacaacatgcTCCACAAATATGCAGACTAGCTTCCTTCCTTCCCATTTTCCCGAATTCTCAAAACCCTAACTTATTACTTGACATTTTCCTTCTAAAACCACTATTAGTCtagattcaatccatcaattcttgcatttctctttcaatttggcacttcaaaattagtctgGAATACTCTGGCTTGCAcaaaggtaaacttttatgCTGTTTTttagtgtgtgtatatatatatatatatatatatatatatatatatatatatatatatatatatatatatatatatatatacatatatgtatgtatatatatatatatatatatatatatatatatatatatatgtatatatatatatatgtatgtatatatatatatatatatatatatatatatatatatatatatgtatatatatatatatatatgtatatatatatatatatatatgtatatatatatatatatatatatatatatatatatatatatatatatatatatatacatatatatatgtatatatatatatatatatatatatatatatatatatatatatatatatatatatatatatacatatatatatatatatatatatatatatatatatatatatatatatatatatatatatatatatatatatatacatatatatatgtatatacatacatatatatatatatacatatatatatatatatatatatatatatatatatatatatatatatatatatatatgtatatatatacatatatatatatatacatatatatatatatatatatatatatatatatatatatatatatatatatgtatatatatatatatatatatatatatatatatatatatatatatatatatatatatatatatatatatatatatatatgtatatgtatatgtatatatatatatatatatatatatatatatatatatatatatatatatatatacatatacatatacatatatatatatatatatatatatatatatatatatatatatatatatatatatatatatatatatatatatatatatatatatatatatatatatatatatatattgttttttagggttttaatgaaatttgattattttctcacatgtaggttactagtttttaaatcaagactcttcttaatcatccataactattcaaggtaatgtttaattgttttcatagctttatgttgttttttgaagtattgttgttgatgagcatattgaattagttaAATTCACCTTTCATTATATATTactagaaatgttgatgttggtattagaaatatcatttatgaacttattaattgttttattatttggattttatgtgcattatatatgtatgaacttagttatattatggattttattaatttgtagaccaaaaaagattacactagtggaaaaaaatgtgcttgctgctaatcatttgctgcggtttttataaATACGTagcaataagtaggaaaaagaattgggaaaaaaaaacaattatttgctgcggttttatcgGTCAtcaccgcagcaaatactccataGCAAGTAATTAATTGCTACGGTTGAGGCTATGGACCGCAGCAAGTAACCGTtggaaaatataaaatttacacAGCAGTATACATAAAAccgccatttcttttttcacaaaactcttctacaacgtacactatacactttgcttcgttctctcaagcccattgaaaaaacgcttcatcttcatcttcctcttcatctgcttcgttgctcttcttcatcttcacaaacgtaacagccttcttcttcaaagttcttcatcttcatctgcaaactcgaaaaacgctgtgtgttaacagtttcttcaaagttcttcattttcttggttcataaacccacgaaaattaataattgggtcttgttcatcttcaaaacccacgacattaaggtattttttctctttttgatttgttaagcatttaagttttgcaagatattcatgaaaaaactcgaaaattatggcaaccgttTGGGTCTTGCTTTTGCTTGTATGCTAGTATCGAAAATCTGAATTTTACTGTGTTCGTTTATGCAAACATTTAGTTACTTGGAGTTCATTGATGTATGAGTATAtcagtatatgttattttgatgtGGTTTCTCTTCTAAAGTGCTCATGTTCAATCATTTCGAGGGCATATTAATTCAATGGCCTGTTTTGTTGTTGGTATTTTATGTTGGTAATGGGGATGATATGTGGTTACAATTTCATGAAATGTACAATGTTATCCCcttggtgatgaaactttggtcacaaaaaattattttgtttacaattttccATCACTATCTAATACCACATTTCAAAATGacttggttttgtttagtttagtATTCTTGGATGTGGCAGTAGTCTTTTTGAATATTGGTAATAGGAAAAATATtggtttagtttaatttaatagtttatgagttaattggcagtagtctttttgtttagtttaatagTTTATGCTTGTTAATTTGATGGCCAAGGAGGAATTAAATGGTGAATGTattgaataattattgtttcttgAATGGATTAGGAGAGTCTCACGAAAATCATTGTTTTATTTAAGTGAATAGTTTGACAATAAGGAAGAGATTATTGAACTTGGTAtgtatatgaagtatgtatatttagggttaaatagatttggtataataagagtatatttttttagggttaaatatgtttgttagaaataagtatatatgtttaaaagttgtgtattaattttgttttgaatcaattaatcacactaattaggatgacaaaagatcgttcttggatgtatgggagcattgaatcgtcggaatttattgatggcgtattagaattttgtagtattgcggttgaacatcaagttaggacggagGGAGTTGggttttattgcccatgtgtcagttgtggcaatgtatcaaaggtagatagtgttgatatccttagggagcacatacttcgacgtgggtttaggcctcaatatcatgtttgggtttggcatggtgaggagggagtttacaaagagaaaagtgttgttgaggatgtcaatgaggatgtagtagatcatgttgatgggtatgagacagatgaagagaatgtcgatgaggatgtggatcgtattgatgagatgatggagggagtcgaggatgagttaggaaaacgtcctcgtgtttttgatttgttgacagaggcttctcaaaagcctttgtaccctggatgtacaaagttcaccaaactaacagcagtgttgacaattttcaacattaagtcaaagttcaattggagtgacgctagtttcacaatgttattagaagcgttaggtgagatgcttcctaagggaaatgaacttccaaagtcgacatattatgccaaaaagctcatgtgtcctttcgacttagagtaccagaagattcatgtgtgtccgaatgattgtgtgttgtatcggaatgaaaacgagaacttagaagagtgtcctaggtgtgggttatcgcgctacaagcgtaaaggggctcgggatgctaaagggcccccggctaaggtattgtggtatcttccaataatacctagattcaagcgcttgttttctatacagaaagatgcgttaaatttgaggtggcatgcagatagggtgaagaaaggttacttgctcacacatccatctgattctccggagtggaagagtattgataggttgcataagacttttggggatgaggttcgtaatttaaggctcggactgtgtacggatggaatgaacccattcgacaatcttagttctcaacataaattatggaaattggtacccaggggttttgatgccttccggacgcaacggtgaagtcgaattttcagtttgacagctttaagttgagtttctggacagattgtataggctgtcctgttttgtgtatttgcCATGTtttagtatgtgatggatgttaaAGGTATGGATGTAATTGTAtttgtgtgttatggatgatttgaggaaaatgtgtatgtgtgcttatttcccgaatacgattgaaccttgtaggaagtcgattcgtgaccgggaattgattaagacgcttgtgagttggttatcttgcttaaggtatgtacacgcagcgaagttcgcatttagaccgatgtatcatataataatggtatacaaaagtaaagtagggatatatagtatgaataatgttatcttttcgaataaataattttgatatattgttttgataagcagaggtagtatgacctcactaaccttaaaatggacgtagtatgacgtcaattggtggaaatgaattactcgcggtatatgggggcattatgagccaccgcgggggtatgcatactta belongs to Amaranthus tricolor cultivar Red isolate AtriRed21 chromosome 17, ASM2621246v1, whole genome shotgun sequence and includes:
- the LOC130804539 gene encoding leucine-rich repeat receptor protein kinase EMS1-like, whose translation is MEFCNLDERSVVSNTDVSTVTTSESRAGELGKLHQLRVLTLGSNEFSGKIPSELGNLSLLINLDMSDNHLKGDIPKSIGKLNSLQNLDLSANNFSVYGELEHVRLKGVFCRYPPCLSVLVITRVSHGVAFLPPFHHCLSKSSHRFHFCNCQLSFPVSSHRIGYLAFSIPLLSFLYFLHSSFIYRSALLNPCYYSASFFYFQLFLAVMKVSDRD